Proteins from a genomic interval of uncultured Methanobrevibacter sp.:
- a CDS encoding glutamate--tRNA ligase, producing the protein MNDLEQIIYKHALLNAAKHKGSANPGAVMGSIMSNEPELRSKAKEIGPMSGKIVAQVNALSPEEQASEMEKLGIEVQQKKAKVKETGLQELPGTHENIVLRFAPNPSGPLHIGHSRAAVPNAEYVKRHGGKLILRIEDTDPKRVFEPAYEMIPEDLEWLGVKPDEIIYQSDRFEIYYDYARQLIEKGAAYMCTCDGATFKELKDNCKPCPCRDNSVEENLALWEKFDTMEAGEAVLRVKTDINHKNPAIRDWVAMRLVDETHPRLGNKYRIYPMMNFSVAVDDHLMGMTHVLRGKDHLANSEKQKYLYDHMGWNLPEFIHYGRLKMEDIALSTSKAKEGIENGTYSGWDDPRLGTLRAIARRGIQAKTIYDLIIEIGVKMADSAISWKKIYGQNRNFLEPIANRYFFCENPKLITVEGYADGKVDIERPLHADHEDRGNRVLPFDGEVYLAEKDINDGMFRLMDAVNVDIKGDEITYHSTSFEDARAVKARIIQWVPVEDNVNVKIVMDDASVKTGLGEGALKDLEVGDIVQFERVGFARLDEKTDDGLIFYYAHK; encoded by the coding sequence ATGAATGATTTAGAACAAATTATCTATAAACATGCTCTGCTCAATGCGGCTAAACATAAGGGATCTGCAAATCCCGGAGCCGTTATGGGTTCAATCATGTCAAATGAACCTGAACTCAGAAGCAAAGCCAAGGAAATAGGACCTATGTCCGGTAAGATTGTAGCTCAAGTCAATGCTTTAAGTCCTGAGGAACAGGCCAGTGAAATGGAAAAGCTAGGAATTGAAGTTCAACAAAAAAAGGCTAAGGTAAAGGAAACAGGTCTTCAGGAACTTCCTGGAACACATGAAAACATTGTATTGAGATTCGCTCCAAATCCAAGCGGACCGTTGCATATCGGACATTCCCGTGCCGCAGTGCCAAATGCGGAATACGTCAAAAGGCATGGCGGTAAGTTGATTTTAAGAATTGAAGATACTGACCCTAAAAGGGTATTTGAACCTGCCTACGAAATGATTCCGGAAGATCTGGAATGGCTGGGGGTAAAACCTGACGAAATTATTTACCAGTCAGACAGGTTTGAAATATATTATGATTATGCTCGCCAATTGATTGAAAAGGGTGCGGCTTACATGTGTACCTGTGACGGTGCGACATTCAAGGAACTTAAGGACAACTGCAAACCTTGTCCTTGCCGTGACAACAGTGTTGAGGAAAACCTTGCATTATGGGAAAAGTTCGACACCATGGAAGCTGGAGAAGCGGTTTTAAGAGTAAAAACCGACATCAATCACAAAAACCCTGCAATACGTGACTGGGTTGCAATGAGACTGGTTGATGAAACACATCCACGTCTGGGAAACAAATATAGAATCTATCCTATGATGAACTTCTCTGTTGCAGTCGATGACCATCTGATGGGAATGACTCATGTGCTCAGGGGAAAGGACCATCTTGCAAACTCCGAAAAGCAGAAATACCTTTATGACCATATGGGATGGAATCTTCCTGAATTCATCCACTACGGAAGACTTAAAATGGAAGATATCGCATTAAGTACCTCCAAGGCAAAAGAGGGTATTGAAAACGGAACATACTCTGGATGGGACGACCCTAGACTTGGAACATTAAGGGCAATTGCAAGAAGAGGAATCCAGGCCAAAACCATCTATGATTTAATCATCGAGATAGGTGTTAAGATGGCCGATTCCGCAATCAGCTGGAAAAAGATTTACGGTCAAAACCGTAATTTCCTCGAACCTATAGCAAACAGATACTTCTTCTGTGAAAACCCTAAGCTTATAACAGTCGAGGGTTACGCTGACGGTAAGGTTGATATTGAAAGGCCACTGCACGCAGACCATGAGGACAGGGGAAACCGTGTACTGCCGTTTGACGGTGAGGTCTATCTTGCCGAAAAGGACATCAATGACGGAATGTTCAGGCTTATGGATGCCGTCAATGTCGACATCAAAGGAGATGAGATAACATATCATTCCACTTCCTTTGAAGATGCAAGAGCGGTCAAGGCAAGAATCATCCAATGGGTGCCGGTTGAGGACAATGTCAATGTCAAGATCGTCATGGATGACGCTTCAGTTAAGACAGGTCTTGGAGAAGGTGCGCTCAAAGATCTTGAAGTCGGAGACATCGTTCAGTTCGAAAGGGTAGGATTTGCCCGTTTGGATGAAAAGACAGATGATGGGTTAATCTTCTACTATGCACACAAATAG
- a CDS encoding aldo/keto reductase, which translates to MRLGKTNLEVNKIGFGALPIQRRNMEDSIEILHRAYESGIDFYDTARFYTDSEEKLGRAFEDVRENIYLASKTAAETPEDFWNDLETALKELRTDYLDLYQHHNISFCPKEGDELAKAMAEAKEEGLIRHIGITTHKITFAHEAIESGLYETLQYPFSYLSGEEELKLVEKCKSLDVGFIAMKAMGGGLLKNSKAAYAFMNQFDNVLPIWGIQHMSELEEFMSYPGDLKLDGDLKAIIEKDKSELGDDFCRGCGYCMPCPEDINISMCARMSLWIRRFPTEPYLDEKTQQIMKKTEDCIECYACVDNCPYELEIPRLLKENYEDYKNVLYGKTVI; encoded by the coding sequence ATGAGACTTGGAAAAACTAATCTTGAAGTGAATAAAATCGGATTTGGTGCTCTGCCAATCCAGAGAAGAAATATGGAAGATTCAATTGAAATATTGCACAGGGCATATGAATCCGGAATTGATTTTTATGACACAGCACGATTTTACACAGACAGCGAGGAAAAACTGGGTCGTGCATTTGAAGACGTGAGGGAAAACATTTATCTGGCATCAAAAACTGCGGCTGAAACTCCTGAAGACTTTTGGAATGATTTGGAAACCGCACTTAAAGAGTTAAGAACAGATTATCTTGACCTTTACCAGCATCACAACATTTCATTCTGTCCAAAGGAGGGTGATGAATTGGCCAAGGCAATGGCTGAAGCCAAAGAGGAAGGATTAATCAGGCATATAGGAATTACCACCCATAAAATCACCTTTGCACACGAGGCGATTGAAAGCGGTTTATATGAGACACTCCAATATCCGTTCTCATACCTGAGCGGTGAAGAGGAACTCAAACTGGTTGAAAAATGCAAATCCCTTGATGTTGGATTTATTGCAATGAAAGCGATGGGAGGAGGACTGCTTAAAAACTCCAAGGCAGCCTATGCATTCATGAATCAGTTTGATAATGTGTTGCCGATATGGGGAATCCAGCACATGAGCGAGCTTGAAGAGTTCATGTCATATCCAGGTGATTTAAAATTGGACGGAGATTTAAAAGCCATTATTGAAAAGGACAAAAGTGAACTTGGCGATGACTTCTGCCGTGGATGCGGATACTGCATGCCTTGCCCGGAAGACATAAACATCAGCATGTGTGCAAGAATGTCACTCTGGATTAGAAGATTTCCAACAGAGCCATATCTGGATGAGAAAACCCAACAGATTATGAAAAAAACCGAGGACTGCATTGAATGCTATGCCTGTGTGGACAACTGCCCATACGAATTGGAGATTCCAAGGCTTTTAAAGGAAAACTACGAAGACTACAAAAACGTGCTGTACGGAAAAACAGTAATATGA
- a CDS encoding GNAT family N-acetyltransferase: MNTLLTDEKDERFLRLVEELDKGYYERIGDELRKYDAYNEFNKPHTVILILDSNDAVGCASYRRFDERSVEFKRVYVKPEYRKKGIAYNLIRELEKKVIGEKFKYSYIVTGKNNLPAIRLYEKLDYIRTEKFGQFRDDETVVCMKKEFR; encoded by the coding sequence ATGAACACACTACTAACTGATGAAAAGGATGAAAGGTTCCTCAGGCTTGTTGAAGAGCTTGACAAGGGTTATTATGAGCGCATTGGAGATGAACTTAGAAAATATGATGCCTACAATGAGTTCAACAAACCCCATACGGTAATTTTGATTCTTGATTCAAACGATGCCGTCGGATGTGCAAGCTATAGAAGATTTGATGAGCGTAGCGTGGAATTCAAAAGGGTTTATGTAAAACCGGAATACAGGAAAAAAGGAATAGCCTATAACCTTATCAGAGAGTTAGAAAAAAAGGTTATCGGCGAAAAATTCAAATATTCATATATCGTGACCGGAAAAAACAATTTGCCCGCCATCAGATTATATGAAAAGCTGGACTACATTAGAACAGAGAAATTCGGACAGTTTAGAGACGATGAAACTGTGGTCTGCATGAAAAAAGAGTTTAGGTGA
- a CDS encoding class I SAM-dependent methyltransferase: protein MKQTIENPNDVDWEGFWAERLEGKVNKDWNKAAPGFYRRTRKDDYQDALFDMLILDEDDVVLDVGCGEGSVTIPIAKRVKKVIGLDSSPKMLEYLEKRAADNNIDNIETILKPIEEISYDEIGDVDVVVCSRSLNGILPIGNVLSELNRIANKYVFITIFGPENKKIEKDFDRELGIKTEDFPDYNYFFNILFNIGIYANVERFDLNNYREYDSIEDAMDNGKFRLDLYSDEEKIKLKDYLERILTKDSKTGKLYNVKDKADWVMVWWKK from the coding sequence ATGAAACAGACAATTGAAAACCCGAATGATGTTGACTGGGAAGGCTTTTGGGCCGAAAGGCTTGAAGGCAAAGTGAATAAGGATTGGAATAAGGCAGCGCCGGGATTTTATAGAAGAACCCGTAAGGATGACTATCAGGATGCACTGTTTGACATGTTGATTTTGGATGAGGATGATGTTGTACTGGATGTGGGCTGCGGTGAAGGTAGCGTCACCATACCAATAGCCAAAAGAGTAAAAAAGGTAATTGGACTTGATTCATCACCTAAAATGCTTGAATACTTAGAAAAAAGAGCTGCAGACAATAATATCGACAATATTGAAACGATTCTAAAACCAATTGAGGAAATTAGCTACGATGAGATAGGTGATGTTGATGTGGTTGTCTGTTCAAGATCACTCAATGGAATACTGCCGATTGGAAATGTCCTGTCTGAGCTTAATAGAATTGCAAACAAATACGTATTCATAACCATATTCGGACCAGAGAACAAAAAAATAGAAAAGGACTTTGACAGGGAACTTGGCATTAAAACAGAGGATTTTCCCGACTACAACTACTTTTTCAATATACTCTTCAATATAGGAATATATGCAAATGTCGAGAGATTCGACCTCAACAACTACCGTGAATATGACAGCATAGAGGATGCAATGGACAACGGAAAGTTCCGCCTTGACCTATATTCAGATGAGGAAAAAATTAAATTGAAAGATTACCTTGAAAGGATTCTTACCAAGGATTCAAAAACAGGAAAACTTTACAACGTTAAAGATAAGGCGGATTGGGTCATGGTCTGGTGGAAAAAATAG
- a CDS encoding cupin domain-containing protein, with product MSGDIKAKALDIQTLVEYQDDTVVSREVIKKELGTVTFFAFDQGQGLSEHSAPFDAMVQIIDGEAEITISGVKNTVKAGEIIIMPANEPHALQAVNSPYKMILTMIKSD from the coding sequence ATGAGCGGAGATATTAAAGCGAAAGCTTTAGATATCCAAACTTTAGTTGAATATCAGGATGATACTGTTGTAAGTCGTGAAGTAATCAAAAAGGAGCTTGGAACAGTAACATTCTTCGCATTTGATCAGGGTCAGGGACTCTCAGAACATTCCGCTCCCTTCGATGCGATGGTTCAAATAATTGATGGTGAAGCTGAAATTACAATTTCAGGTGTAAAAAACACTGTAAAGGCAGGTGAAATTATCATCATGCCGGCCAATGAACCTCATGCGCTTCAGGCGGTCAACAGTCCATACAAAATGATACTGACCATGATCAAGTCTGATTAA
- the hcp gene encoding hydroxylamine reductase, producing the protein MADGLDMFCYQCSQTAKGTGCTVSGVCGKKPTVARLQDNLIFTMKGISAYNYNANVLGKYDPEIDAFLTKGLYTTLTNVNFDVNDLVALALEAGEKSVAVMRLLKDAHIEAYGEPRPVEVKVGAQEGPAIIVTGHDLKALEELLKQVEGTDIKVYTHSEMLPAHGYPGLNKYENLAGQLGGAWHDQRTVFKKYNAAIVGTSNCVLPALDAYKERMFTMDVAKLEGVKTVEDYDFSEVIECAKSLGGLEAEELTTITTGWSAGAIVEHADAIKKLVEEGKIRRFFVVGGCDKAAKHNDYYREFVQNLPQDTVILTLACGKYKFNDLDLGDIEGIPRLLDVGQCNDTIVAVDVALALCDLFDMELNELPLTIVLSWMEQKAAAVLWALLYLGKTDMWLGPVLPAWCNDDIINVLVENYNLTPTTGDAIADIKTIMGE; encoded by the coding sequence ATGGCAGACGGATTAGATATGTTTTGTTATCAATGTTCACAAACCGCTAAAGGTACAGGATGTACTGTAAGTGGAGTTTGTGGTAAAAAACCAACAGTAGCAAGATTACAGGATAACTTAATCTTTACTATGAAAGGAATCAGTGCATACAATTATAATGCAAATGTTTTAGGAAAATACGACCCTGAAATCGATGCATTCTTGACCAAAGGTCTATACACCACCCTGACAAATGTCAACTTTGATGTAAATGATCTTGTGGCACTTGCTCTGGAAGCTGGTGAAAAAAGCGTAGCAGTAATGAGATTACTCAAAGATGCTCACATCGAAGCATACGGTGAACCAAGACCTGTTGAAGTAAAAGTCGGTGCACAGGAAGGACCAGCTATCATCGTAACAGGTCACGACCTTAAAGCATTGGAAGAACTCTTAAAACAGGTTGAAGGAACCGACATCAAAGTCTACACCCACTCAGAAATGTTACCTGCACACGGATACCCTGGACTCAACAAATACGAAAATCTTGCAGGACAATTAGGTGGAGCATGGCACGACCAAAGGACAGTCTTTAAAAAATACAATGCGGCAATCGTCGGAACCAGTAACTGTGTATTGCCAGCACTTGACGCATACAAAGAAAGAATGTTCACTATGGATGTAGCAAAACTTGAAGGAGTAAAAACCGTAGAAGACTATGACTTCTCAGAAGTAATTGAATGCGCAAAATCATTAGGCGGTCTTGAAGCAGAAGAACTGACCACAATCACTACCGGTTGGAGTGCAGGAGCTATTGTAGAACATGCTGATGCCATCAAAAAATTAGTCGAAGAAGGAAAAATCAGAAGATTCTTCGTAGTCGGAGGATGTGACAAAGCAGCTAAACACAATGACTACTACAGGGAATTCGTACAAAACCTCCCACAGGATACTGTAATATTGACATTAGCATGCGGTAAATATAAATTCAATGACCTCGACTTAGGTGACATCGAAGGAATCCCAAGACTTCTTGATGTAGGTCAATGTAACGATACAATCGTTGCGGTTGATGTGGCATTAGCATTATGTGACTTATTTGACATGGAATTAAACGAATTACCTTTAACTATCGTTCTTTCCTGGATGGAACAGAAAGCGGCAGCAGTTCTCTGGGCATTGTTGTACTTAGGAAAAACCGACATGTGGCTTGGACCTGTGCTTCCTGCATGGTGTAACGATGACATCATAAATGTTTTAGTCGAAAACTACAACTTGACTCCTACAACTGGAGACGCTATAGCTGACATTAAAACAATTATGGGAGAATAG
- a CDS encoding TrmB family transcriptional regulator gives MDDNIATLKGIGMTMYEAQAYVTLTSLISATADEVSQNSGIPRSKIYDVLKKLNEKQFLEIEDGRPLTYNVKSPVEVLTREKERLNSEIDDTITRLTYVYENGMSQVQAPIWRIYGVEKIIAQEIEIIKRAKKSINMRIGFLFEGEGDALIKALKNRTDLMVNILASPVCYINNEEVDIIKMFEENDINIQKADIPFVKLIISDSKEMMHTYTKFSEDKREVIPETAIGIWNKYEDIAKNYDDRFKNQLKKLKKRNKN, from the coding sequence ATGGATGACAATATAGCTACACTAAAGGGAATAGGAATGACAATGTATGAGGCACAGGCATATGTGACACTAACTTCATTAATCTCAGCAACCGCAGATGAAGTGTCACAGAACTCAGGCATTCCACGAAGCAAAATATATGACGTGCTTAAAAAACTAAATGAAAAGCAATTCCTTGAAATTGAAGACGGAAGGCCGCTGACCTACAACGTCAAGTCCCCGGTTGAGGTTTTGACACGTGAAAAGGAACGTTTAAATTCTGAAATTGACGATACCATAACAAGACTGACATACGTTTATGAAAACGGTATGAGCCAGGTCCAGGCACCAATCTGGAGAATATATGGTGTTGAAAAGATTATCGCACAGGAAATTGAAATCATCAAAAGGGCAAAAAAATCAATCAACATGAGAATAGGATTCCTGTTTGAAGGTGAGGGTGACGCACTCATAAAGGCGTTGAAAAACAGAACAGATTTGATGGTAAACATACTTGCCTCACCGGTATGCTACATAAACAATGAGGAAGTCGACATCATAAAAATGTTTGAGGAAAATGACATAAACATTCAAAAAGCAGACATTCCATTTGTAAAACTCATAATATCCGATTCAAAGGAAATGATGCACACCTATACAAAATTCAGTGAGGATAAACGTGAGGTAATTCCTGAAACGGCAATAGGCATCTGGAACAAATACGAGGACATTGCCAAAAACTATGATGATAGGTTTAAAAATCAGCTGAAAAAATTAAAAAAGAGAAATAAAAATTAA
- a CDS encoding Ig-like domain repeat protein yields MSVSAISASENVTCENPTLVDETPLLESEMESEDIGADGNKSTTNISAEDKTSHVDYTDKFTVKLTSNGTPLANKNIIITLNGVTYNKATNSNGEATINFKLGTGIYYAYYSFAGDENYTASNGTSKITVDSVLVTSLNVYDKDITYREGLKSMFQLQLVDIHGKPVANQNVIIKIGKKTYTAKTNSKGIATVYLKLKKGTYTITYSFAGNSNYLASSSSYDLKVKAKLAVGNGYWVNKWDMKKVKLKKLSKLGTKHIFLLHTVFDKYGKKTVVKWINKAHKYGMKVHIWISVFYKGKFIPACSKKGVYNYKHINKIIKQIKYYASIKQVDGIHLDYLRFAGNAHKYKNAAAAVNYFAKKACVEARKINPDIIMSAAVMPELNDMKYYYGQDVPTLSKYLDVIVPMIYKGNYHASSKWIKKTTKAFIKKSKGSLIWSGLQTYKSDSNIKKLSYKSLFKDAKYAKAGGAKGVVLFRWGLTKYINFKKLKINV; encoded by the coding sequence TTGTCCGTTTCAGCAATTTCTGCAAGTGAAAATGTCACTTGTGAAAATCCGACTTTGGTGGATGAAACTCCACTATTGGAAAGTGAAATGGAAAGTGAAGATATCGGTGCTGATGGGAACAAATCAACAACAAATATCTCGGCTGAAGACAAGACATCCCATGTTGACTATACCGATAAGTTTACGGTAAAGCTGACATCTAACGGGACTCCTTTGGCCAACAAGAATATTATAATAACTTTAAATGGTGTTACATATAATAAAGCAACCAATTCAAACGGTGAAGCAACAATAAATTTCAAACTTGGTACTGGAATTTATTATGCTTATTATTCCTTTGCAGGGGATGAAAATTACACGGCCTCCAATGGAACATCAAAAATTACCGTAGATTCTGTTCTGGTAACCTCTTTAAATGTATATGATAAGGATATAACTTATCGTGAAGGTTTGAAATCGATGTTTCAACTGCAGCTTGTTGACATTCATGGAAAACCTGTTGCAAATCAGAATGTAATCATCAAAATCGGTAAGAAAACTTACACTGCCAAAACCAATTCAAAAGGTATTGCAACAGTATACTTGAAGCTCAAAAAGGGAACCTATACCATAACATATTCATTTGCAGGCAATTCCAATTATTTGGCTTCATCAAGTTCATATGATCTTAAAGTTAAGGCCAAACTTGCTGTCGGAAATGGATATTGGGTCAATAAGTGGGATATGAAGAAGGTCAAACTCAAGAAATTGTCCAAACTCGGAACAAAACACATATTCCTTTTGCACACTGTATTTGACAAATACGGTAAAAAGACCGTGGTTAAATGGATCAACAAGGCCCACAAGTATGGTATGAAGGTCCACATTTGGATTTCAGTGTTCTATAAGGGAAAATTCATTCCTGCCTGCAGCAAGAAAGGTGTGTATAACTATAAGCACATTAACAAGATTATCAAGCAGATAAAATACTATGCTTCAATTAAGCAGGTCGACGGGATCCATCTGGATTACTTGAGGTTTGCCGGAAATGCGCACAAGTACAAGAACGCTGCGGCTGCAGTAAATTACTTTGCAAAAAAGGCATGTGTTGAAGCTCGTAAGATAAATCCGGATATCATCATGTCTGCGGCAGTGATGCCCGAACTGAATGACATGAAGTATTATTACGGTCAGGATGTTCCTACATTGTCTAAATACCTAGATGTAATTGTCCCAATGATTTACAAGGGCAATTATCATGCATCTTCCAAGTGGATTAAAAAGACCACCAAGGCATTTATAAAAAAGAGTAAGGGATCATTAATATGGTCTGGTCTTCAGACATATAAGTCCGACTCAAACATTAAAAAGCTATCCTACAAATCTTTATTCAAGGATGCCAAATACGCCAAGGCAGGCGGAGCGAAAGGTGTAGTGTTATTTAGATGGGGATTAACCAAATATATAAATTTCAAGAAATTAAAAATTAATGTTTAA
- a CDS encoding ADP-ribosylglycohydrolase family protein yields the protein MKGILGAISGDVIGSVYENRPIKTKEFELFSPYSIFTDDTVMTLAIAEWLLEDKTSKDVLIKNLKYFGNLYPNAGYGGRFIHWLMEDSPEPYQSWGNGSAMRVSPCAWVACSLEEAQHLARLSAIVTHDHPEGIKGALATCDAIYLARSGYSKDEIKSHVESNYGYGLSFSLDEIRPYYDFDVSCQGSVPESIVSFLEADSFEDTIRNAISLGGDADTLAAIAGSIASAYWEIPQNIVDNTICRLDDNLLDVLMDFEEKFILTNI from the coding sequence ATGAAAGGAATATTGGGAGCTATCAGCGGAGATGTAATAGGTTCTGTATATGAAAATAGGCCAATCAAAACCAAGGAATTTGAATTGTTTTCACCTTATTCCATTTTTACAGATGACACTGTAATGACATTGGCCATTGCAGAATGGTTGTTGGAAGATAAAACATCAAAGGATGTCTTGATTAAAAACTTGAAATATTTCGGAAACCTATATCCTAATGCGGGTTATGGCGGAAGGTTCATTCACTGGTTAATGGAGGATTCACCTGAGCCTTATCAAAGCTGGGGAAACGGTTCTGCAATGAGGGTTTCACCATGCGCATGGGTTGCATGTTCACTTGAGGAGGCACAGCATCTTGCAAGACTCTCTGCCATCGTCACCCATGACCATCCTGAGGGCATCAAGGGGGCGCTTGCAACATGTGATGCGATATATCTTGCAAGGTCCGGTTATAGCAAAGATGAAATCAAAAGTCATGTCGAAAGCAATTACGGTTATGGTCTTTCGTTTTCACTTGATGAAATCAGACCTTACTATGATTTTGATGTGTCATGCCAGGGAAGTGTTCCTGAGTCAATAGTGTCTTTTTTAGAAGCCGACAGCTTTGAGGATACCATCAGAAATGCCATTTCACTTGGTGGTGATGCCGATACATTGGCTGCAATTGCGGGAAGCATTGCATCTGCATACTGGGAAATCCCTCAAAATATTGTGGATAATACAATTTGCAGATTGGATGATAATCTTCTAGATGTTTTAATGGATTTTGAAGAGAAATTCATATTGACAAACATTTAA
- the idsA gene encoding short chain isoprenyl diphosphate synthase IdsA: MSDVKEVIGNYSTDITKTIEEELATITPDNLSEASVYLTRAGGKMLRPALTLITAEAVGGKREAALKTGAAIELIHTFSLIHDDIMDQDDMRRGMPSVHKVWGDDVAILAGDTLFSKAFEIIIGSEDTTSEQNNKSLATVADACVKICEGQALDMGFEERFDVTEDEYMEMIFKKTGALIAAATKAGAIMGGASDEIIDSMYEYGRLIGLAFQIQDDYLDLAADEETLGKPIGSDIGKGKMTIIAIKGLASDDSGRLLEILKAENNSQDEIDEAIEILTNCGAIEYARNLAQESVVKAKEVLEILDDSSSKQVLVDIADFVLERSA; encoded by the coding sequence ATGAGTGATGTAAAAGAAGTAATTGGAAACTATTCAACTGATATTACAAAAACAATCGAAGAAGAACTGGCTACTATTACTCCAGACAATTTAAGTGAAGCATCTGTTTATCTTACCCGAGCTGGAGGTAAAATGTTAAGGCCTGCTTTAACATTAATCACTGCTGAAGCTGTCGGCGGAAAACGTGAAGCTGCTTTAAAGACTGGTGCCGCTATAGAATTGATCCATACATTTTCCTTAATACACGACGATATCATGGATCAGGATGACATGCGCAGAGGAATGCCGTCAGTCCATAAGGTCTGGGGTGATGATGTTGCTATTCTTGCAGGAGACACATTATTCTCCAAGGCATTTGAAATCATCATCGGTTCAGAGGACACCACTTCAGAACAGAACAACAAATCCCTTGCCACTGTGGCTGATGCATGTGTAAAAATCTGTGAAGGTCAAGCATTGGATATGGGCTTTGAAGAAAGATTTGATGTAACTGAAGATGAGTACATGGAAATGATTTTCAAAAAAACCGGAGCATTGATTGCTGCTGCAACAAAGGCAGGAGCTATCATGGGTGGTGCTTCAGATGAAATCATCGATTCAATGTATGAATATGGCCGTCTTATCGGACTTGCATTCCAGATTCAGGATGACTATCTTGACCTTGCAGCTGATGAGGAAACCCTTGGAAAACCAATCGGTTCAGACATCGGCAAAGGTAAGATGACAATCATTGCAATCAAAGGTTTGGCCAGTGATGATTCAGGCAGATTACTTGAAATCTTAAAAGCTGAAAATAATTCTCAAGATGAGATAGATGAAGCAATTGAAATTTTAACAAATTGTGGTGCTATTGAATATGCTCGCAATTTAGCACAAGAATCTGTTGTGAAAGCAAAAGAAGTACTTGAAATATTAGACGACTCTTCATCTAAACAGGTACTTGTTGACATAGCAGATTTTGTACTTGAGAGAAGTGCTTAA